The Aquila chrysaetos chrysaetos chromosome 19, bAquChr1.4, whole genome shotgun sequence genome includes a region encoding these proteins:
- the LOC115353404 gene encoding hemoglobin subunit epsilon, giving the protein MVHWSAEEKQLITSIWSKINVEECGAEALARLLIVYPWTQRFFASFGNLSSPTAVLGNPKVRAHGRKVLTSFGEAIKNLDNIKATYAKLSELHCEKLHVDPENFRLLGDILIIVLASHFARDFTPACQFAWQKLVSVVAHALARKYH; this is encoded by the exons ATGGTGCACTGGTCAGCCGAAGAGAAGCAGCTCATCACCAGCATCTGGAGCAAGATCAATGTGGAGGAATGCGGTGCCGAGGCCCTGGCCAG gctgctgaTCGTCTACCCCTGGACCCAGAGGTTCTTCGCTTCCTTCGGGAACCTCTCCAGCCCCACCGCCGTCCTTGGCAACCCCAAGGTCCGCGCCCATGGCAGGAAAGTGCTCACCTCCTTCGGGGAAGCCATCAAGAACCTGGACAACATTAAGGCGACCTATGCCAAGCTGTCCGAGCTGCACTGTGAGAAGCTGCACGTGGACCCTGAGAACTTCAGG ctccttggAGACATCCTCATCATTGTCCTGGCTTCCCACTTCGCCAGGGATTTCACCCCTGCTTGCCAGTTTGCCTGGCAAAAGCTGGTCAGTGTCGTGGCTCACGCTCTTGCCCGCAAGTACCACTGA